The DNA segment aattgaactcaggacctctggaagagtagtcagtactcttaacccctaagccatcatctctccagcccctgagagcAGAATCTTAAAAAGACAGGGAGGAACCTCTTTCTAGCTCCAGAGTTGAGGGCTCCTTCGTGTGCATCTGAGAGGAAGCAGTGGCTATGTAGACTAGAGAGCATCTAGGGTTGGGTAGTGAGAGGGGCTCACAATTCCTCTAGGTCTCTAGTGGTAGGCACTCACTCCTTTGCCAGCTTCGCTCTTCTGGTTTCCGACATTTCTGAAAAAGCCAGTATGTAAATTGTTAAAGGCAATGTCAAGACTTGGCCAAGTAAGGAGGTCATGACCTAGGACAGAGGTCTGAGTGCTGGGTGCTAGGGAGCCTAAGGCAgtcatatccttttttttttttttttctctccagagctgaggactgaacccagggccttgtgcttgctaggcaagcactctaccactgagctaaatccccaactcccaagGCAGTTATATCCTAACTTTGGCAAtttagcaaaaccctgtctcaaaaaacaaacaaacagggggctggagagatggcttagtgggtaagagcactgacagctcttcctagaggtcctgagttcaaatcccagcaaccacatggtggctcacaaccatctgtaatgagatctggtgccttcttctggtatgccttaagacagctacattgtacttacatataataaataaatccttgaaaaaaatcttagaaaaacaaaacaaaacaaaaacaaccaaaagtcagcaaaacaaaaaacaaaacaggggttggggttttgctcagtggtagagcgcttgcctagcaagcgcaaagccctgggttcggtccccaactccggaaaaaaagaaaaaagaaaaaaaaaaagaagtttaaaaacaaaaaacaaaaaacaaagcaaccaaAAAAGGACCCAGTAATTGATTCAAATTGTCTGTTGGTGCTGTACTATACTGTACTGTAGCCTGGGGCGAATTCAAAGAGCAAGCTGTTACCTGGCAGGAGGTCACAGCAGGGTGGGGGGAAGAGGCCGAGGAGCAGGTGAAGTTGAGATGGCAGACACTTTGATGATGGAACTCCCTATAGCTTTTCTTCCCTGggctaaggaaagaaagaagcccCAGGTAGTTGTTTCAGAACAGCCCAGCCGTGTACAAAggacttcctttcttccttccacctgCCCAGGTTTGCCCCTCCTCTTGGCAGTCTTCCTGTGATGAATCCTCTCCTTTTCTGTGTTTGAAGAACCAGGAAACTAAACTGTTTCCTGGAGTGTGAATGCTTTGCAGGGACTCCACTTAGGGCAGTGTTGGGGAATTCCACTTCACTTCTTCCGGATGCTCGGAACTCCTTCAAGCACCCGGTGGGAGGCCATTCATAATCATGGCAAGTCCAAGACACCCAGTATCAGCCCATGCTGTAGCCCTGGTGCAGATGGAACGGCTCCAGGTAGACCATACTGCCCCAGTCCCTCACCCCTGCCCCGATTGTCTCCAAAGAGGCAAAAGGGAGCTGGCAAAGTTGAAGGAGATGTCGCCTCTACCATTCCTCACACAGACGTTTGCCTTCTCTGTGTGCTGGTCAGACAACAGTGACACCTTTGCTcgcaggagctgggaggagtTTAGGCAGCTCCAGGTAAGGAACACTGGGGGactgtatttcatttttttttttttttttttttggttctttttttcggagctggggaccgaacccagggccttgcgcttcctaggtaagcgctctaccactgagctaaatccccagccccgggggacTGTATTTCAATGGTATCTTCCCCCATCCAACATCCTCTACATACTCCTTTCTGCCTGTAGGAGCTCTTCTAGGGACCCttccctccctgggggattctctCCACTTTCAGAGACTAACACAGGCTTTTCCCCATCAGAAGACCCTTAAGAAAATCTTCCCAGTGGAGGCAGGCCTGCTTCAGAGATCTGAACGAGTTCTTCCCAAGCTTCCTGGTCAGGCCTGCAGGAGTCATGGGATGGTAAGGCAAGTGTGGGTGAGTGGGGTCCCACAGTATGTGCTTGTGATACCCGGGCAGATGCTCCATTGTTGACACGTCGGGGACATACTGGCCGAGGCCTGTTACGTTTGCGGCTGCTGGAAACCTATGTACGGTCACTGCTGGCAACCTCACAGCACATAGTGACGAGCTCAACACTCAATAGCTTCTTTGCACCCAAACCTCTGGATCTGGAGCCCATGCTGCCTCCTGGCAGGTGATTAACCTTCGCCCTACTCCTAGCCCATGCACTTGTGGGAAGGGCAGGTGAGAAGGCTGGGCTGACCTATATATATGTGGGGAAAGGGGGATCTCCATCTTTCCTACTTATTTCTTACATGTGCTGGCTGTACTACCCAGCCTGGTGATCCTGCCCACCCCAGAGGAGCCCTTATCCCAACCTATAGGCAGCCTTGCCATTCATAGCCTGGAGGCTCAGAGCATGCGCTGCTTACAGCCATTCCACACTCTTGACACAAAAGACAGACCTTTCCACACTCAGGCTAAAGAAATTCTGGACATATTACTACGGCATCCTTCAGGTAAGGCCACTGTTAAGAACCTGGGGGTTTCCTCTCTGATCAAAATGGACACAGACTTAGGCATCTGAGCCCTTTCCTGGCCTCCTAAACAGGCTGGTGGCTGGTGGAGAACAAGGACCAGCAGACAGCCTGGTTTCCAGCTCCCTACCTGGAGGAGATAGCAACAGGCCAAGGCCAGGAGTCGGGCATGGCTGTTCAAGGAAGTGGTATGAGCTAATCCCTACTATAAACTCACTGCTATCAATGGACCTTTTGGCAAGGCAGAGACCATGCCCAGGAGGGAGGTGGTAGTGGGGCACTAGGCACGTGGGTGCTGCTTTGAGCCTTAGAAAGCTGAAGTGGGTTTCAGAGCAGTTCAGGGTGCCTAGAGGCAATCCCAGAAAAAGGCGAGGTCCCTGGACTTGCAGTTCTACCATGATCCCCAAATACCTATCCTAGGGAGGCAGTTCTGTGCTACCCAGGCCTATGAGGGCAGTCGCCCTGATGAGCTATCCGTGCCCTCAGGAGCACGTGTACATGTGCTGGAAACCTCAGACCGAGGCTGGTGGCTGTGCAGGTAcagtgaggtgtgtgtgtctctgtgtggtgggGCAGTGGCAGGCCCTGCCTGGTGGTAAATCCTTAACCAAGCCCTGCTCTTCCTGCAGGTATAATGGCCAGACAGGCCTGCTCCCTGCAGTGTTGCTGCAACCTGAAGGGCTGGGTTCCCTCCTGGGCAGGCCAGGGCTCCCAGACAGTGGTGGGGCAGACAAGGTGACTGAGGGCAGGACTGTTCCCCCTGTAGTACCAACTCGCCCCTGTATGAGTGCCATCCAGAGCAGATGCTGCTCCATCACCCGCAGGGCAGTGGGACAGGAACAACGGACCCAAGTTCCCCCTTGAGGATTTGTATGGCCCTGCAGAGAGGCTGTACTGTCAAAGCCAACCTCAAGCAAAGCAGGGACGAGGGTGTGGCTCTATGACTGGCAGGGCCATGGGCCAGTCAACTTTCTATTTCCTCTAAATAAAACTGGAATGACTTCACCCAAATCTCACTGTGCACTGAGGGactggggcaggggtgggctTGAATTTCTATAGATAACGCCTCGGTTGGCCAAGGATTTTGGGAGATTGATCAGATTCACACAAGAAGCCAAGATAGAAAAGTGCAGCTTTTATGTGTTTCACAGGGCTGGGGGCGcagcagggagtggggagagctTCATGTTGTGCCATAGGAAGTCCAAGAAGGTGGCTGCTTGCAGGGTCCTGCTGAGCCTCTGAAAGTGCCGCTCTAGAGGACGACAAAGGAGGTTCGGGCTGGGTGGGGGCTGAATGTGAACCCGCCAGGAGCATCCCTGGACCCAGGGCCATGTCACGTACCAGTGTAGGGCAGCAAGGCCTCCAGTGCACCCCGCACACCGTCATaggccagcagctcctcaggaGCCTCATGGCGCAGCAGCACACCAAGCACAGCCTGGGCTTCGTGGCAATGTCTGGAATTCGTGTTCCACGTGATACAGAAGCGCAGCAGGGCCTCTGTAGGTAACGGGATGATCGTTAACCCCGTTCTGATCTCCCTCCCCACCAGgccagcccctccccagcctGGTCCCTTCCGGCCTGCCCACCTTTCTGGTCTCTTCGAAGTCGGAGTACAGTGGCTTCCAGTTTCTCACAGGCCTCAGGATCCCTCCGGATGGCTGTGAGAGGAAAGTCTGAGCTAGAAGAAAGGGCTCATCCATCCCTggagcctcccccaccccagcctcccCGAGGTGGGCACCAACCCTGGATAACAGTCAGCACAGTATGAGGACGGTCCAGAGAGATGGCAAGGCCTAGGGCCCGGAGATAACGCTTCTCATGGAGCAGGTTGTCCAGTTCTTGCTGCCTGGTGGGGCAGAGGAAAGAACTCGGCCACTCAGAGACTCTGGCTGGACCTGACCTCCCATAAGTATGAACTCTACCTCAACCCACTTCCTAGAGTGCACAGCAGGGAACAcaggggctgctgctgctgctcaggGGACACGGCAGGGTCTACCGAGCCCAGCCCAGACTTACTTGATCACCTGCTCTTCCCGTTTGGCCTGCTCTTCTGCCTGCTCAGCTTCTGTCACGTCCTGGGATAAAATCAGGGTCAGACAAGCCCAAGTGCTGTCTGTCCTTTCCCCTGCCTCATCCCATCCCGTAGGTTCACACCTTCCAGAGAATGATTCGGGAGTCACTGCCGCCGGTGATGGCGTGATCATCCAGCCGGCTGCAGTGCAGCCCCCAGACCTTGTCCTCGTGAGCATCCAGGGTCCGCACACACTCATTGCTCTTAATGGTCCACAGCTTCAGGAGCCCATCAGAACCACTGCGGTTGAGAATGGAAGGACTCAGTGTAGGGGCATGTCCCTCACCACGCACCCCCCAGCCCACTCCTAGCCCCTTCACCTAGACAGCAGCTGTGCGCCACGGCTCACAAAGGCCACCTTCAGTACAGAAGCATCGTGCCCCTCAAATGTCTGCGGGGGAGAAATAAAGGACCCAAGTCTTACCGGTATGAGAAGGTATATTACTACAGAGGGATAGGACTAGGGAAATACTTACCTTGAGACAACTGAAGTCCTGCAGGGCCCAGAGCTTGATGGTGCCATCAGCAGAAGCTGTGGCCAGCACCTGGTCTGTGGGTGAGAACTGGACATTCCAGAGGCCACGCCGGTGGCCTGAAAACACACCTAACAGTTGGCACTGAGGCAAGGCCCAGAGCTTAGCTGTGCGATCCTGTGAGCCTGTTGCTAACAGCTTGTCATTGGGGGAGACAGCCAAACTGTTGATGTCCTAATGATGAAAGCAGGTAGGAAAACTTAGACACCCATCTCCCCAAAGGCTCACCCACACCCCATCCCAGAGGCTATGTGTGGTGGCTACTTTGTCATGGCAACGCTGAGTGCTCTGGGCTTGTAGAGGTATGAGGTCACCATCTGAAGCTGTGTTCTTGGAGGGCAGAGCCTCAGGGAGGGGCCAGAGCTTCACAGTGCAGTCCTGACTGCCCGTTACCAGGAAAGATTCTTTTAGCCTGTATCCAACAAAGAAGGGGGCACGCTCAGGCCAAAGGACACTGGCTG comes from the Rattus norvegicus strain BN/NHsdMcwi chromosome 10, GRCr8, whole genome shotgun sequence genome and includes:
- the Noxo1 gene encoding NADPH oxidase organizer 1 isoform X2 yields the protein MASPRHPVSAHAVALVQMERLQVDHTAPVPHPCPDCLQRGKRELAKLKEMSPLPFLTQTFAFSVCWSDNSDTFARRSWEEFRQLQKTLKKIFPVEAGLLQRSERVLPKLPDAPLLTRRGHTGRGLLRLRLLETYVRSLLATSQHIVTSSTLNSFFAPKPLDLEPMLPPGSLVILPTPEEPLSQPIGSLAIHSLEAQSMRCLQPFHTLDTKDRPFHTQAKEILDILLRHPSGWWLVENKDQQTAWFPAPYLEEIATGQGQESGMAVQGSGRQFCATQAYEGSRPDELSVPSGARVHVLETSDRGWWLCRYSEV
- the Noxo1 gene encoding NADPH oxidase organizer 1 isoform X3, with translation MLPPGSLVILPTPEEPLSQPIGSLAIHSLEAQSMRCLQPFHTLDTKDRPFHTQAKEILDILLRHPSGWWLVENKDQQTAWFPAPYLEEIATGQGQESGMAVQGSGRQFCATQAYEGSRPDELSVPSGARVHVLETSDRGWWLCRYNGQTGLLPAVLLQPEGLGSLLGRPGLPDSGGADKVTEGRTVPPVVPTRPCMSAIQSRCCSITRRAVGQEQRTQVPP
- the Noxo1 gene encoding NADPH oxidase organizer 1, which codes for MASPRHPVSAHAVALVQMERLQTFAFSVCWSDNSDTFARRSWEEFRQLQKTLKKIFPVEAGLLQRSERVLPKLPDAPLLTRRGHTGRGLLRLRLLETYVRSLLATSQHIVTSSTLNSFFAPKPLDLEPMLPPGSLVILPTPEEPLSQPIGSLAIHSLEAQSMRCLQPFHTLDTKDRPFHTQAKEILDILLRHPSGWWLVENKDQQTAWFPAPYLEEIATGQGQESGMAVQGSGRQFCATQAYEGSRPDELSVPSGARVHVLETSDRGWWLCRYNGQTGLLPAVLLQPEGLGSLLGRPGLPDSGGADKVTEGRTVPPVVPTRPCMSAIQSRCCSITRRAVGQEQRTQVPP
- the Noxo1 gene encoding NADPH oxidase organizer 1 isoform X1, whose translation is MASPRHPVSAHAVALVQMERLQVDHTAPVPHPCPDCLQRGKRELAKLKEMSPLPFLTQTFAFSVCWSDNSDTFARRSWEEFRQLQKTLKKIFPVEAGLLQRSERVLPKLPDAPLLTRRGHTGRGLLRLRLLETYVRSLLATSQHIVTSSTLNSFFAPKPLDLEPMLPPGSLVILPTPEEPLSQPIGSLAIHSLEAQSMRCLQPFHTLDTKDRPFHTQAKEILDILLRHPSGWWLVENKDQQTAWFPAPYLEEIATGQGQESGMAVQGSGRQFCATQAYEGSRPDELSVPSGARVHVLETSDRGWWLCRYNGQTGLLPAVLLQPEGLGSLLGRPGLPDSGGADKVTEGRTVPPVVPTRPCMSAIQSRCCSITRRAVGQEQRTQVPP